Below is a genomic region from Vitis riparia cultivar Riparia Gloire de Montpellier isolate 1030 chromosome 5, EGFV_Vit.rip_1.0, whole genome shotgun sequence.
CCCAAAGTGTGAAGCCAAAGACTTTAATGGAGAAAACTTTTACATCCAAGTGCTACTGAACCATTCACCTAAGGGTGGTGAGAAAAGTCTTTTAAGAGGGGTGATTCTTAAAGTCTTCAGGAGAATTTGGGTCCTCATCCTTAACATATGAGATTTGGCACCAAGGATTAATACTAGAACTTGAATGAGACAAATTATCTAAGCAAGCTTATTTTCATAAGGTGAGCATTGTTATCATTTAGTTACttgcattttcattttattatattcctttttttttgttggattgcTAAGGACTAGCAATGACTTGGTTGGGGTGTGTGATTAATGTCATATTTGCATAAAAATAGGGTAATGATCACATCTTTAGCTTGATTTTGCCATTAAAAACACCATTCAACTAAGCAATTGCATGTCATCTTGTGTATGTTCAgttttttcatacattttttgagtttcatatatatatatatatatatatatttacaagcATATTTAATGAATAATGTGATCTTGAAATCCTCATAGGACATCCCAAATGCAAGAATGAAGGGTAAATTGAACTAAAAGACCGAATCTGTAGGGAATTCTTGGGTGTTAATCCTATCCAACTAGTAAAATGTTTTGAAGTAGTCAAAGGGGCTAGACATATCCAATCGAGTTGAAATAAATTTCATTGGATTCATTCTTTCCGAACTTAAATATgaccaaatttcaaaatttttgaaggtTGTTTGCCTAAGAATAAATTGGAGAAACATGAGTGGTGTTTTGACTTGAGAAGGTGCCACCAAAGGATCCATAAAGGCATTACTCCTTAGTGGTGTTGCCCCCTTCTTTTTTAAGGAGCATGTGATTGTAGCCCATAAATGATCATTTTGGATGTTTAAACCCAAGGAAATGGACTAAGCCCGATATCATACCAAATCCCAATCATCCTTGGGCCTCTTTTACTTGAAGGAGAGATACTCTCACGTGAGATAACTTAAGGCTTGCTTGGAAAGGATATAAAAGGAGGAATGGACAACCATTGAAGGGGTTGGGATCTTCTTTCTTAAGAAAGAGTTCTTTTGACGTTCTTGGAGTCAACCTTGGGAATGGGAGATCTTGgatatttttcttgttcttactttcatttatttcctttgtcttgatttggttttatttaatgCATGATTGAATCTTTTTATCATCATtgataattgaaattttagatTTGATTTAAGTTCAATTTCTTGCTTTCCATTTTATTCTTCAAagttaatttcaattcaatttctaTTGAATAGTTATTTAAGTGTGGGAAAGGATGCCCTAGGCCTCCTCATTCTTTCATTGGAATTCAAGAAAGTATTATTTTTACAaccaattttattcattttcttaatctttcCACTTTGCACTCTAAGATCCCTTTTCTAACCCGACTCACCGGATTTTTCTTAAAGCTACAACCACACCCTTATGTTTGAGGATTTACCATATTATTTATACAAATTTTGGTGTGGTCGATAGGATCCCATTTTATGGAGGATCCTTATCTACTAAGTGATAAGGAAGAGATGTAataggtgtttggtaaaacttaatacttattatttaacaatttaaatagactttaagttaaattgttcttaaattattaacttaaattttatttttactttaagtattaagattatttgataaaattaacttaaaatttattctaaatcatcacattgacatttttacccttattgattttaactaatatttatctttattgattttaactcataattgtttttattaattttaaacaataaatttatttataaagcaactatatttaaaacattatagatatataagataaccataaaatatttattataaaaaaatatatcatgaATATGAAAtcatatttctaaaatatactCGTTACCGTGGATAAATATAAGATAGACaagatttaagattaaaaacaagttaagtattttgatttaatacttaatttactttatgacttaaattaaattattagttCGTATTAAGTCATTAggttatattaatttattaaattgatttatcaaatgccctattattattaaataaaatcaaaatcgtAAGAGGGTTAAAGAGTGTTTTGAAGCTATCGAATTCTTTATCCCTTAGGGCTCCAAAAAAAAGGCTCATCTTCTATTTTAGGCATTAATCAAAAGCACAAGACTGTTTCAAAGATTTGAGTGGgatattctttatttatttttttcttccttttttcttcccaAATTTATGAGGTTAGTGTGATTGTGGAAAGTAATGTATGCTCTAGTAGTATCCACTATCCGGGGCATCCATATTATGGGGTGGTGAGCTACATTAGGTGGGAAGAGTCCTTGGCAAAACTAGCTAATATtgcatttttgtttctttgttgtcTATCTTTATAAAACTTATTCCTCTCATCAAAGGTTTCGATGGGATTGCTGTCTTATGTAGGACAAAATGATAACcttatatattaagtaaatcactttttattattaatagtttACATCTACTCTAagacttaaattattttatattttgttcacACCCATCATTCATATCTATCGCATCTTCCcatatttattaaacatatcACAATAGGATCTCAAATCCAAACTCAACTAGGTTCGGTTtgtaactgttttaaaaaataatttaaaaaaaatagtttttaaaaattatattatggtttttgtagaataaaagtttacTTAGAAACCTAAGGCTGTGTTTAGTTCATAGAAAatgtataagaaaaataaaaaaataagtttattacattaattttaattatattagattttattttatctttttatagtgaaactaaatataacaaaataattttttaaacattttttttcttaatatttttttgaaactaaatatagcctaaaatattttagatctattttaatatttttaaaataatttttatatctaatatttcattttcaatcattttaaatatttatataattattttttaaattagctaaaaaaataagtaaaaataatttaaaaaatgttttctgaaaatattttattttctaatattatggacaaaaaataaaaaataacttttagttatcaaatgtatatatttttttttatgtttttttgttgatatataaaaaaaattattcttaaaaatacttcCCAAATAAACACTAAGATTGACATTTTTATTCAAAGCTCACCTCAATTTCCATTGTCTTCGTATCAAACTCTTTAATTAAGCCCAATTTGCTGGTCTCACTAATTAGGGTAAGTGACACAAAAATTTcccatataaataaaaaagtccCACCCATTTCAAAACCCATAATTATTTCTTAGATGCTCGACTACCACCCCGGCCAGGAAGTCTCTGCCACccaaaaatttaatgttttttcttcCCTCTTATTTAAGCTCATTTTTTACGGAGAAGGAAGGGTAGAGAGACACGGGGGGAGTCCCCACGCTCACGCTCACACTCTCCTAGAATGGAATGTGGGGTACACTCTCCTAATATAATAAAAGGTCATGGAAGTGTGTATATGTTACGTGGCCAGGCGCGTGTCACACAGTTCCAAATGAGAGCAGTGGGGAAGTAGGAATGGCCCGAAAAGCACTTTCCACCTGGCCGCTTTGTGAAGGTATCCAATGATGACTAGGTTGTGTTTACTTCATCTCATCTCATCTCATCTCATGAGATAACAAGAATGGTTATAattctttttgttcttgaattttatttttaaaatatataaaaaatgagtaaataacTACAGATTTATGAATTGGatcatttctattttataaacatTGATTAATCATCTTggattataataaaatttagaacaaaTACTCGCCAAGTATGTGACATTTATTTAAACTCTACTATTTATGTTGTATTAAGTAAAAACATTATGATAAATTTGAATGATTCCTGTGGTGTGTTTGGAATACAAACTTTTGtagaatattaatttaaatttatgtttattgaaaCCCTAAAATGGcttcttcatttgttttctagattatcaaatatgattttacCATGTCAACATAATTAACattgaaaacagaaaaaaaaaaaaaaaaaaaaaaggaaaggaaaggaagaaaaaaaaaagaccaaaaggCTAATTTGTTTTACACATGACATTTAAGCGTAAATAATAGGAAGCcatcattaatttcaaatttattggaaatttgagtttgtttgccgagtgatttaaaaaaaagatttaaatatttttttaacattgttcgatagttattttttataaataattttttaaaataaaatgaaataaaaaataatttttaaataataaataaaagttattttttatcaatttttcaaaaataaaaaataaaaatttccacGCATTTCAATATTTGttcatcaaatttttcaaactaaaatatttttagaaaataagtttcatatataaaatacatatatagggttattaaaaaatacaaattgaaATCATGAGATATTTACACAAGTTTctaaaataattctgaaaaaaattgttctctaatttttataaaacaaaaatttgtttaaaaacttaaaatatttttaacatatttttaatatttttaaatatattttaaaaatattttgttttatatttacatatttgtataattattttttaaaataacttttaaaaaataactgaaaataatagaaagcaaataaactatatattttaaaaatattctattttttatttttataaagagaagatggaaaatattgttatgttattaaatatattttttatcaaagaaaacccaaaaaggTTTTAAATAGGTCGTAATCCTCCTTTTAGGACAAAATAACTTATTTAagatataaatgtttttttattatttcaagtatttatatatataatttaaaagaaataataatttttataaaaaaaaattatgaatatttttataataacaagaaaaaaaaggggttaaatttaaaagtttggGCTTTTAAGGAATCGTATAATGAAATAACCCAATTATTTACACTAAACCTCGAAATTAATCCAAACAAAACAATGTAGGTAGAAGCAACGAGAAGAGAAAGGGCAAAAGAAAATATCCTGAGAAGTACAGAGATGAGAGAGTTTCCTCAACCCAACCCTACTTTTTCTCTCTCCgttctctctttcttctcttctcatTTCACTCTACGAACTGCCCCctcattctctctttctctctgcttctctggttttttttcttttccgtTTTGCTCACTAACCAACTACCAACGGAAACCgatttttcttctctctaaaGACACTCTTTGGGTCCTCCTTTCAATCTATTTCAGTTTCTGTCTTCTCCATGAAATCTTAGCAGGAGAGAAAAAAGATGGGAAAGTATATGAGAAAAGCCAAGGCAAGAGGTGAGGTCGCGGTTATGGAGGTTTCGCAACCATGTCTAGGGGTTCGCACCCGGGCAAAGACCCTAGCTTTGGAGCGCCTTCAAAAATCGAGGCCACGGCCGTCTCCTCCACAATCGCCGCCGCAACAGCAGGCAAGCTCTAGCTCCTATCTCCAGCTGCGGAGCCGGCGACTTCTGAAGCCACCGATACTCGTCAGCAATTCAAAGAAACACAAACAGAACTTGAAAGAAGGTGATGtggaaaaccctaaccctaaagtGAAGGCCAGAGCGAGTTCGAGGTTGAGAGTAGGTTCGGTCAGGTGTGGGTCTGTTGGGTCGGTGTCGCTTGGGTGTTTGAGCGGCGAGGATGGTGTTCAGTCGCCGGCGGTGGATTTGTTGAAGTTGGGCAAAGAAGAACAGATTTTAGAGGACAACAACGCGAACGACTTGGGTATAGAGGCTTCATTTGGAGAAAACTTTTTGGATTTTGAAGCGAGAGATAGGTGAGTTTATCTGGGATTTTCTTGCATGCGCTGTTTGGTTTCCAGGAAACTTTTCTTGCTTCTGGATCATAGGAAATTCTTGCATGTGTAGTTTGGTTGCcaataaaagattttgaaaaaaagaaattgaaatattgaatcttCGTTTTATTCCCTCTTGGAACCATAGAAACCAAAGGTGGggttctttcatttttctaaattcagaattttatgttattttcactttcttGGCCACCAATAAATTTCAGGGTTCTGTTTCAATTTATGTGAGAAAGGGCTCAATTTATTTGAAAGGACATAAAAGGGGTTAATCTTACCTCTTTATTCTGTCATGTCTACGAAATTTTCTGTGTCATGGATTTTGTTGATTGACAGGTTTTTCTCTTTGACGGTGATCTTGTGGTTTTCATTTATTATGTTTAGGTTCACAATTAATTTGTTTGAACCATTGACTACGTTGTTTGCTTGAGATGATCTGCTTtgacttttcctttttcattttttaacatgTACATAAATTTTTTAGGCTTGATCTTGtttgtcaaaaaataataatctcttTTTCTTCAAGATGTTGTTGTAGTGTgtacttagaaaaaaaatattctcatagGTGATGATCTTGTGGTTCTTGAATGAGTCTGTTCTGTTGTGTatactctttatttttttgttgagaaGTTTGTTGTTGTTAAATTTCCTCTTGTTTGGGCTCTGCAAGCCACTGAAGCGAGGGTTTTTGAGGGGATATTTGAACTGAAAACATGAGAATTTTGCCCCTGAAGTTActtatttctattttccttttgcCTGACTTGCAACTATTGTTTGCATTTGCAAATTCTGCAGTCCTTTCTCTTGATTGTTTACCAAAAATGCCCACTTATTTCCTGTTGTTTTCCTCTTGATTCTATTTTCTCCCTCGTATGCCTCTGAATTATTATTAAGAACTTTTCTAtgtaaattattgttttatttgagGATCGATAAGGGAGggaagaaattatttaattggGAGCATTAGTTCACGACTCACAGATGGTGCATGCAGCAGTAAGCTATgagaagaattatttttttgtttgtggaTTGGTATAAAGTAGAGAAAGATTGGTTTTGTAAAAACATGGAGCATTTACAATCGAAGCTTATTGCAGTGAAAAATATTGTCATGTCCTTTTATGGTAGCATAACCACATATTGCAAATTGGTGGTTTCAATTGTGATGTTGTACATGATTGGTTGGGCCCCTGTTAGGGTGACCATGCATGATTGGCACAGTGGATGAGGGGTGAAAATATttgatggctgcgaaattgagCTTTTGCTTTCACATATTCCGACCTTATGATAATGTTATTGGGACAAGACTTACTATTTCGTTATTTTAGTTACAAGTGAAATAGTGTGTGATACAGAGCTCTTACTATAGTTCTGCAATTCTTATTGTTCTGGTGATAGTGTTGATATTGTTTTCTTATGAATGGATTAATTGTCTTTATAAAAACAGGAGCACTAGGGAAACCACACCTTGCAGTTTGATAAGAGATCCAGAAACCATAAGAACCCCTGGTTCTACTACTAAGCCTGCCAGCTCGTCTGGCATTAACAGGAGGATGGATAACTCGAGGCAAGGACATGTCCCAACGACACAAGAAATGGACCAATTTTTTCAAAGTGCAGAAGAAGAGCAGCAAAGAGCATTTACTGATAAGTATGTTAAGTATTTTCTCTTATCCTTTTGCTAGTCTTGACTTACATTACCTGAATTTTGGGAAAATATTTCTTTCTAATGCGGGTTTCTTTTTTTGCAGGTATAACTTTGACCCCGTGAATGATAAGCCGCTCTCTGGACGATTTGAATGGGTGAAATTGAATCGTTAGCAGAAGTTAGCGTTCCATTAGAACCTTATTTTTCCTGCAAATCTGTGGTTACATCAAGCGTAGTATTTTGAAGATAGTTGCAGGAATTAGTTATAATTTTAACTGTAATGgtg
It encodes:
- the LOC117915371 gene encoding cyclin-dependent kinase inhibitor 5-like isoform X1 — encoded protein: MGKYMRKAKARGEVAVMEVSQPCLGVRTRAKTLALERLQKSRPRPSPPQSPPQQQASSSSYLQLRSRRLLKPPILVSNSKKHKQNLKEGDVENPNPKVKARASSRLRVGSVRCGSVGSVSLGCLSGEDGVQSPAVDLLKLGKEEQILEDNNANDLGIEASFGENFLDFEARDRSTRETTPCSLIRDPETIRTPGSTTKPASSSGINRRMDNSRQGHVPTTQEMDQFFQSAEEEQQRAFTDKYNFDPVNDKPLSGRFEWVKLNR
- the LOC117915371 gene encoding cyclin-dependent kinase inhibitor 5-like isoform X2 encodes the protein MGKYMRKAKARGEVAVMEVSQPCLGVRTRAKTLALERLQKSRPRPSPPQSPPQQQASSSSYLQLRSRRLLKPPILVSNSKKHKQNLKEGDVENPNPKVKARASSRLRVGSVRCGSVGSVSLGCLSGEDGVQSPAVDLLKLGKEEQILEDNNANDLGIEASFGENFLDFEARDRSTRETTPCSLIRDPETIRTPGSTTKPASSSGINRRMDNSRQGHVPTTQEMDQFFQSAEEEQQRAFTDKYGITLTP